In Thermomonas paludicola, the following are encoded in one genomic region:
- the rlmM gene encoding 23S rRNA (cytidine(2498)-2'-O)-methyltransferase RlmM — MDGLLGYCRQGFEPELAAEFTDRAAQAGFAGYARTQRDSGHVLFACENAEALTKALPFRDLIFARQKLRLLAELKDLDTSDRITPMLEALRGQPRFGELLTEHPDSDSGKPLAGLARSLGNALRPALRKAGMLTAQDNPRLPRLHVCIVAGNHALLACGDPADSSPWPLGIPRLRMHADAPSRSALKLEEALLVLLDERERASLLREHMRAADLGAAPGGWTWVLTRHGLRVQAIDNGPLREHVMDTGMVEHLRADGFTWQPKQALDWMVCDMVEQPRRVAERMATWLREGWCRHAIFNLKLPMKKRWQETQLCLDLFAQQAQRPLTIRAKQLYHDREEITVLATPAPR; from the coding sequence ATTGACGGGTTGCTGGGGTACTGCCGCCAGGGCTTCGAGCCGGAGCTCGCGGCCGAATTCACCGACCGCGCCGCGCAAGCGGGTTTCGCCGGCTACGCGCGCACCCAGCGCGACAGCGGCCATGTCCTCTTCGCCTGCGAGAATGCCGAGGCCTTGACGAAGGCGTTGCCGTTTCGCGACCTGATCTTCGCTCGGCAAAAACTGCGCCTGCTTGCCGAACTGAAGGACCTCGATACCAGCGACCGCATCACGCCGATGCTGGAAGCCCTGCGCGGCCAGCCCAGGTTTGGCGAACTGCTCACCGAACACCCGGACTCCGACAGCGGAAAGCCCTTGGCCGGGCTGGCGCGCAGCCTTGGCAATGCACTGCGCCCGGCGCTGCGCAAGGCCGGCATGCTGACCGCGCAGGACAATCCGCGACTACCGCGCCTGCACGTCTGCATCGTCGCGGGCAATCACGCGCTGCTGGCCTGCGGCGATCCCGCCGACAGCTCGCCGTGGCCGCTGGGCATCCCACGCCTGCGCATGCATGCCGACGCGCCCTCCCGCTCGGCACTGAAGCTGGAAGAAGCGCTATTGGTGCTGCTGGACGAGCGCGAACGCGCATCGCTGCTGCGCGAACACATGCGCGCCGCCGACCTTGGCGCTGCGCCAGGCGGCTGGACCTGGGTCCTCACCCGCCACGGACTGCGCGTGCAAGCCATCGACAACGGCCCGCTGCGCGAGCACGTGATGGATACCGGCATGGTGGAACATTTGCGCGCCGATGGCTTTACCTGGCAACCCAAGCAGGCGCTGGACTGGATGGTCTGCGACATGGTGGAACAGCCGCGCCGGGTTGCCGAGCGCATGGCCACCTGGCTGCGCGAAGGCTGGTGCCGGCACGCCATCTTCAACCTGAAGCTGCCGATGAAAAAGCGCTGGCAGGAAACCCAGCTGTGCCTCGACCTGTTCGCGCAGCAGGCACAACGGCCGCTGACGATCCGCGCGAAGCAGCTTTATCACGACCGCGAAGAAATCACGGTGCTGGCAACGCCGGCCCCGCGCTGA
- a CDS encoding nucleoside deaminase, which translates to MPLPAQLHLTLPIWVLELDVAGRDFTTDAAKVAFAIELSRHNVERQSGGPFGAAVFSAQDQLIAVGVNRVVRQSCSLAHAETMAYMLAQQRLQQFRLNELGGPVTLATSAQPCCQCYGATMWAGIDRLLIGARSEDVMALTEFDEGPLPADWIGELHKRGIEVVRDLERDAARAVLKAYGELGGPNY; encoded by the coding sequence ATGCCGCTGCCCGCGCAACTGCACCTCACCCTGCCGATCTGGGTGCTGGAGCTCGACGTCGCCGGGCGCGACTTCACGACCGATGCGGCCAAGGTCGCGTTCGCCATCGAGCTGTCGCGCCACAACGTCGAGCGCCAGAGCGGCGGCCCGTTTGGCGCGGCGGTGTTCAGCGCGCAGGACCAGCTGATCGCGGTCGGCGTCAACCGCGTGGTGCGCCAGAGCTGCTCGCTGGCGCACGCCGAAACCATGGCCTACATGCTGGCGCAGCAGCGCCTGCAACAGTTCCGCCTCAACGAACTGGGCGGCCCGGTCACCCTGGCCACCTCCGCGCAGCCCTGCTGCCAGTGCTACGGCGCCACCATGTGGGCCGGCATCGACCGCCTGCTGATCGGCGCGCGCTCGGAAGACGTGATGGCGTTGACCGAATTCGACGAAGGCCCGCTGCCGGCGGACTGGATTGGCGAATTGCACAAGCGCGGGATAGAAGTCGTGCGCGATCTCGAGCGCGACGCCGCCCGCGCGGTACTGAAAGCCTACGGCGAACTCGGCGGGCCGAATTATTGA
- a CDS encoding glutamine--tRNA ligase/YqeY domain fusion protein, which produces MASITPQNTPDAPVRTDFIRQIVRDDLASGKHASIKTRFPPEPNGYLHIGHAKAICLDFGVAAEFGGSCNLRLDDTNPAREDPEYVRAIQDDVQWLGFQWASLRHASDYFGVYYLAAEKLIRDGHAYVCDLNADAVREYRGNLTEPGRNSPYRERSADENLDLFRRMRAGEFADGARTLRAKIDMASGNMNLRDPALYRIKHVEHQNTGSDWPIYPMYDFAHALGDAVEGITHSLCTLEFEDHRPLYDWCVNHVDLAGNPELLEPLLARGLPKEAGKPRQIEFSRLNFNYLVMSKRKLMALVTEQLVDGWDDPRMPTLQGIRRRGYTPSALKLMVERVGISKQNSLLDIAILEGALRDDLDAHAPRRMAVIDPLKVVLTNLDAGFEETLTFANHPKDASLGERGIPFSRELWIEREDFEEVPPPGFKRLTVGGDVRLRGAGIMRCDEAVKDAAGRVVELRCTLDPASRPGMEGANRKVKGTIHWVSARHAVAAEVRLYDRLFTVPDPDAEEDGKTYRDYLNPGSRRVVTGYVEPAAADAVPEQGFQFERLGYFVADRYDHAPGTPVFNRSVTLRDTWSQKG; this is translated from the coding sequence GTGGCCTCGATTACGCCTCAGAACACCCCGGACGCCCCCGTCCGCACCGACTTCATCCGCCAAATCGTCCGCGACGACCTGGCCAGTGGCAAGCATGCGTCGATCAAGACCCGCTTCCCGCCGGAGCCCAACGGCTACCTGCACATCGGCCACGCCAAGGCGATCTGCCTGGACTTCGGCGTGGCGGCGGAGTTCGGCGGCAGCTGCAACCTGCGCCTGGACGACACCAACCCGGCCCGCGAAGACCCCGAATACGTGCGCGCCATCCAGGATGACGTGCAGTGGCTCGGCTTCCAGTGGGCCAGCCTGCGCCATGCGTCCGACTATTTCGGCGTGTATTACCTCGCCGCCGAAAAATTGATCCGCGACGGCCACGCCTATGTCTGCGACTTGAATGCCGATGCGGTGCGCGAGTATCGCGGCAACCTGACCGAACCCGGCCGCAACTCGCCTTACCGCGAGCGCAGCGCCGACGAAAACCTCGACCTCTTCCGGCGCATGCGCGCGGGCGAGTTCGCGGACGGCGCGCGCACGCTGCGCGCGAAGATCGACATGGCCAGCGGCAACATGAACCTGCGCGACCCGGCGCTGTACCGGATCAAGCACGTGGAGCACCAGAACACCGGCAGCGACTGGCCGATCTACCCGATGTACGACTTCGCCCACGCGCTGGGCGACGCCGTCGAGGGCATCACCCATTCGCTGTGCACGCTGGAATTCGAGGACCACCGCCCGCTGTACGACTGGTGCGTGAACCACGTGGACCTGGCCGGCAACCCCGAGCTGCTGGAGCCGCTGCTGGCCAGGGGCCTGCCGAAGGAAGCCGGCAAGCCACGGCAGATCGAGTTCTCGCGGCTGAACTTCAACTACCTGGTGATGAGCAAGCGCAAGCTGATGGCCCTGGTCACCGAGCAGCTGGTGGACGGCTGGGACGACCCGCGCATGCCCACCCTGCAAGGCATCCGTCGCCGCGGCTACACGCCGTCCGCGCTCAAGCTGATGGTCGAACGCGTGGGCATCAGCAAGCAGAACTCGCTGCTGGACATCGCCATCCTGGAAGGCGCGCTGCGCGACGACCTCGACGCGCATGCGCCACGGCGGATGGCCGTGATCGACCCGCTGAAGGTGGTGCTGACCAACCTCGATGCGGGCTTCGAGGAAACTCTCACCTTCGCCAACCACCCGAAGGACGCGTCGCTGGGCGAGCGCGGCATCCCGTTCTCGCGCGAGTTGTGGATCGAGCGCGAGGATTTCGAGGAAGTGCCGCCGCCGGGCTTCAAGCGCCTGACCGTGGGCGGCGACGTGCGCCTGCGCGGCGCCGGCATCATGCGCTGCGACGAGGCGGTGAAGGACGCCGCCGGCCGCGTGGTCGAACTGCGCTGCACGCTCGACCCCGCCTCGCGCCCCGGCATGGAGGGCGCCAACCGCAAGGTGAAGGGCACCATCCATTGGGTCAGCGCCAGGCACGCGGTGGCGGCGGAAGTGCGCCTGTACGACCGCCTGTTCACGGTGCCCGATCCGGACGCCGAGGAAGACGGCAAGACCTATCGCGACTATCTCAACCCCGGCTCGCGTCGCGTGGTGACCGGCTACGTGGAGCCCGCAGCAGCCGACGCGGTGCCGGAGCAAGGGTTCCAGTTCGAACGCCTGGGCTATTTCGTCGCCGACCGCTACGACCACGCCCCCGGCACGCCGGTGTTCAACCGCAGCGTCACCCTGCGCGACACCTGGTCGCAGAAAGGCTGA